In the Flavobacterium pallidum genome, one interval contains:
- a CDS encoding tetratricopeptide repeat protein: MTKFFTIITLFVTSLFFGQGKYEEGMGKAFQLWGEGKNTEASAMFERIASAEKDNWLPNYYVALVNVTAAFTTQDKEKLSALLDKAQDAIDAELAKAPENPELLVVQAMIYTAWIVYDPMTNGQKYGAKAMQVYEQAIKIAPENPRVVFCKAEFEIGGAKFWGTDTKPMCAEVDRAIGLFATFKPENKFSPSWGLDRALQTQEACKK, translated from the coding sequence ATGACAAAATTTTTTACCATCATTACGCTATTCGTTACCAGCCTTTTCTTTGGCCAGGGAAAATATGAGGAAGGCATGGGCAAGGCTTTCCAACTGTGGGGAGAAGGCAAAAACACCGAGGCTTCGGCTATGTTTGAAAGGATTGCTTCCGCAGAAAAAGACAATTGGCTTCCAAATTATTACGTAGCCTTGGTGAATGTGACCGCAGCTTTCACGACCCAGGACAAAGAAAAATTAAGCGCACTGCTTGATAAAGCCCAGGATGCCATCGATGCAGAACTGGCAAAAGCACCTGAAAATCCTGAATTATTAGTAGTACAGGCCATGATTTACACTGCCTGGATAGTGTATGACCCGATGACCAACGGACAGAAATATGGCGCTAAAGCGATGCAGGTTTACGAGCAGGCCATCAAGATTGCTCCTGAAAATCCAAGGGTAGTTTTCTGTAAAGCCGAATTTGAGATCGGAGGCGCGAAATTCTGGGGTACCGATACCAAGCCTATGTGTGCTGAAGTGGACCGCGCGATCGGACTTTTCGCAACCTTCAAACCGGAGAATAAATTCTCGCCAAGCTGGGGACTTGACAGGGCTTTGCAGACACAGGAAGCTTGTAAAAAATAA
- a CDS encoding histidine kinase: protein MLIQKIFQVVIRGFIISIVIFFALKGIEMAFGKQLVFDSALAREIGYYCIYGVSLTIINSLYFKYLNNEVVWVKYGKYRILIGAAGSILLSLIGIFFVRFFINVTLEGQDAHDFMQKEQLKFYIVPLIVTIIITLVFHLIYFYKALNEKKIVQQKIIAGTASAQFESLKNQIDPHFLFNSLNVLSSLIEENPENAQKFTTSLSKIYRYVLEQKDKELVSLEEELAFAKTYMNLLKMRFENSLFYELPQNDCNPEAKVVPLSLQLLLENTVKHNVVSETRPLHIRIFIKDDYLYIQNNLQKKEVLQDRRGVGLQNIVSRYAIITKKAVYVEQGEHSFTVKIPILTKLLTMDSTPEYNENNAYYRAKNRVEELKGFYGNLLSYCIIIPMLIFVNLNYSPEFHWFWFSVAGWGFGLTMHAFKVFGYSSKWEDRKIRQIMNKRENNHTWN from the coding sequence ATGTTAATACAGAAAATTTTCCAGGTTGTCATAAGAGGCTTTATTATAAGCATCGTCATTTTCTTTGCACTCAAAGGAATAGAAATGGCGTTTGGCAAACAATTGGTTTTTGATAGTGCACTGGCAAGGGAAATCGGATATTATTGTATTTACGGAGTTAGTCTTACAATAATCAATTCGCTGTATTTCAAATACCTGAACAATGAGGTTGTATGGGTTAAATATGGCAAATATCGGATACTTATTGGAGCAGCAGGAAGCATTTTACTGTCGTTGATAGGTATATTCTTCGTCCGTTTCTTTATCAATGTAACGCTGGAAGGGCAGGATGCACATGATTTCATGCAGAAAGAACAATTGAAATTTTACATCGTTCCGCTGATTGTCACCATTATCATTACACTGGTTTTCCATCTCATATATTTTTACAAGGCGCTAAATGAGAAAAAGATTGTGCAGCAAAAGATCATCGCCGGTACCGCATCGGCGCAATTCGAAAGCCTGAAAAACCAGATTGATCCGCATTTCCTGTTCAACAGCCTGAATGTCTTAAGTTCCCTGATCGAGGAAAATCCCGAGAACGCACAGAAATTCACCACGTCGCTTTCCAAGATTTACCGTTATGTTCTGGAGCAAAAAGATAAGGAACTGGTGAGCCTTGAAGAGGAACTGGCTTTTGCAAAAACCTATATGAATTTGCTAAAGATGCGTTTTGAAAACAGCCTTTTTTACGAATTGCCCCAAAACGATTGCAATCCTGAAGCGAAGGTCGTACCGCTTTCCTTGCAATTGCTGCTCGAAAATACGGTAAAGCACAATGTGGTCAGTGAAACAAGGCCATTGCACATCAGGATTTTCATTAAAGATGATTATCTGTATATCCAAAATAACCTTCAGAAAAAAGAAGTGCTGCAGGACAGGCGTGGCGTAGGTTTGCAGAACATCGTCAGCCGATATGCGATTATCACCAAAAAAGCAGTGTATGTAGAACAAGGTGAACATTCATTTACAGTAAAAATTCCAATTCTTACAAAACTACTCACCATGGATAGTACTCCAGAATATAATGAGAATAACGCCTATTACCGCGCAAAGAACAGGGTAGAGGAACTTAAAGGATTTTATGGCAACCTGCTTTCGTATTGCATCATTATCCCGATGCTGATATTCGTAAACCTGAATTATTCGCCGGAATTCCACTGGTTTTGGTTCTCCGTTGCCGGCTGGGGTTTTGGGCTGACAATGCATGCGTTCAAAGTATTCGGATACAGTTCAAAATGGGAAGACAGGAAAATACGCCAGATCATGAACAAACGGGAAAACAACCATACGTGGAATTAA
- a CDS encoding 2TM domain-containing protein codes for MKLYKSSRYSDSLVDENYAYAEKKVKRIKGFYVHFFVYIVINLAALAAVYYEVKTSADFWKLKNFWMALSWGIGLAAHALSVFGPHLLFGPKWEENKIRQIIDKERKSQNWE; via the coding sequence ATGAAACTTTATAAATCCAGCCGATATAGCGATTCCCTTGTAGACGAGAATTACGCTTATGCCGAAAAGAAAGTGAAACGGATCAAAGGTTTTTATGTGCATTTTTTTGTATATATCGTAATCAACCTGGCGGCATTGGCAGCGGTTTATTATGAGGTAAAGACCAGTGCCGATTTCTGGAAGCTGAAAAATTTCTGGATGGCATTGTCGTGGGGAATTGGGCTTGCAGCACACGCCCTTTCCGTATTCGGGCCACATTTGCTGTTCGGGCCGAAATGGGAAGAAAACAAAATCCGCCAGATTATTGACAAGGAACGAAAATCACAAAACTGGGAATAA
- a CDS encoding 2TM domain-containing protein, whose amino-acid sequence MQTHYEQEERFRLAKKRVDELKGFYGNLVSYIVVNLGLMILNLMTSPEHLWFFWPMFGWGVGVLFHAMKVYGFTPFFGKDWEERKIRQFMEEEKKRNESFKGE is encoded by the coding sequence ATGCAAACACATTACGAACAGGAAGAACGCTTCCGCCTTGCAAAGAAAAGAGTTGATGAACTCAAAGGTTTTTATGGAAACTTAGTTTCCTATATTGTAGTGAATCTTGGGTTGATGATCCTGAACCTGATGACATCACCGGAGCATTTGTGGTTTTTCTGGCCGATGTTCGGCTGGGGAGTCGGGGTGCTGTTCCATGCAATGAAAGTATATGGTTTCACGCCTTTCTTCGGAAAAGACTGGGAGGAGCGCAAAATACGACAGTTCATGGAAGAAGAGAAAAAACGCAACGAATCATTCAAAGGAGAATAA